Part of the Halodesulfovibrio aestuarii DSM 17919 = ATCC 29578 genome, CAAGCTAACAGCTTGCCCACTGAATAATAAAAAAAGCCCTCAGCATTTTTGCTGAGGGCTTTTTTTATTTACGATGACCTGCGGTTGAAAACACTCCCTACACCTTCTTATTAAGAAGCCACTGCCTGCCATAAGCAGCTTGCCCGAGCGATATACAACCGTCATTCGGCGGGAGCTGCGTGTGCTGTATAACCGTTAAACCGAGGGCAACAAGAGCTTTGGGTAACTCCGTTCCTATAGTAAAGCTTTGCATAACACCACCGGACAACGCGATTGTAGAAATGCCTGTTTCGCTTGCCATGCATGCTACGAGACGGGCGCAGCCTTGGACAAGCCCAAGATGAAATTTACGAGCTATTATGCCGGTATCTATACCTTGCAGCCAATCCTGATAGCACTGCAAAAACAGATGCACACTGTCTAGTTCAACAATCTCACCTGTTTTCTTAAACGGACATTCGTAGGCTTCTGTTACTGTAAGGTCTTGCGCGTCTTCGAGAAGAATGGCGGCTTCGCCTTCGTAGGTGACGGTATGACAAATACCAAGCATGGCTGAAACGGCGTCAAATAGCCGTCCGCAAGATGATGTAAGCGGTGTGTTGATGTTACGTTCCAAAAGCTGTGGTAAAAATAGAGACTGTTGACTGAATACGCTCTGCCAAGTCCATTCTTTGTCAGATTTTTTGATGCCGGCGTTCCAAAGAATCCCCTGCGCTATCCTCCATGGTTCGTGGATTGCGGTCTCACCACCGGGAAGCGGAATATGTGCCAGTCTGCCGAGTCTGCTATGCTCAAGTGTTTCGTTGTTGATGCAAAGCAGCTCGCCACCCCATATAGTACCATCTTCACCGTATCCGGTTCCGTCCAAACCAAGCCCCAGAGCGGTTCCGGTGAATTTGTTTTCTGCCAGCACACTGAAGATATGCGCGGCATGATGCTGAAGCCCGAGCACTGGAATGTTATGCTCTTCTCCGTAATCACGGGCAAATCGGGTTGTCATGTAATCAGGATGCAAATCGTGAACAACTGCTTCGGCCGTTACTTCCAGAATCTGCGGTAAAAACTCAGCTATCTCTTCGTAGAAGGAGTAAACTTCAAGATTCTGCATATCGCCAATATGCTGCGACACAAAGGCTTCGTTGTCACGGGTATAACAAAGCGTATTTTTAAGTTCCGGACCTACGCCCAGTACGGACGGCGCGTTGTCTGCCATAAAAACAGGACGCGGCGCAAACCCTCTGGCACGGCGAAAAAATTGTGGTTTTGCTGTATCTTCTTGTACACGGACAACAGAATCATCCACCCGTACAAGAATATCTCGGTTATGAAGTAAAAAGACATCTGCAAGAGGGTGCAAGCGCTTAAGTGCTTCGCGGTTACCAAGCGCAATGGGTTCACTGCTCATGTTGCCAGAAGTCATGACAAGCACAGGCAGTTCACATGTTTGCTGAGCAAAGTATTTGAAAAGAATATGATGCAGTGGTGTATACGGAAGCATTATGCCGACGTACTGCGTGCCCGGATTGAGCGCTTTTGCAATGGGGGCATCACAACGTTGTCTGCATAAAACAATAGGGCGTTCTTTGGAGAGCAGGAGATGTTCTTCCTCCTCAGTGATATCTGCTATGGCACGGGCAGTTTCAATGTCCCTTACCATAACGGCTAGCGGCTTGCCCCAACGATTTTTACGTGTACGCAACGTCTCAATGGCCTGCTGCCCCTGAGCACCAGTTGCCATACAAACGAGATGGAATCCGCCAAGCCCCTTAACAGCGGCGATACGGCCTGTTGCTAAGGCTTCTGCAGTTTGTATAATAGCTTTTGTGCCCCGACATTGCTCGACACCATCCTGCGTTGTAAGCCACACGTATGGGCCACAGACATCACATGCATTAGGTTGTGCATGAAAACGCCTGTCCAGCGGGTCTTCATATTCTGTTTTACAATCAGAACACAACGGGAAGCAAGACATTGAGGTCTTTGCTCTATCATAAGGAATAGATTTGGTGATGGTGTAACGCGGCCCGCAATTGGTACAATTAGTAAAAGGGTATTCGAACCTGCGGTTTTCCGGATCGAAAATGTCACGCAAGCAATCATCGCAGGTGGCAACATCTGCACTAATAAGGACTCGATTGCCCTTTTTACCTTCACTTGCCAAAATTTTAAACTCTGTTTCCCCGTCTACAATGGGAAGTTCATCCTCTGTTTTAGAGGTGACTTCCGCCAGTGGCGGCAGTTTGTCTTCCAAGTCGAATGCGAAACCAGCTAGTGTTCTCTCGTCCCCCTGCACTTCAATGAATACTCCATCAGAAGTATTACTAACAGTACCAGTAACCTTGTTTTCCAAGGCAATTCGATACACGAATGGACGAAACCCAACACCCTGAACCTGACCAGTAATGATATAGCGCTTGCGGCGTGCACGATGAGTCATGCGAAACTATACCGCAAACATAAGGGAGAGAAAAGAGAAGGCGCTAACCAAATCTAACTATTATAATTTTACCAAAATTGTACTCCTAGTAACATGCTGCAATAGTTTACAATAGCACTACACCAACAATTGAAAGTAGCGTACAGCTAGAATTGATCACCTCAGAACACTTGAATATTCTTGTAACGTCGGATACCTGATAAATCTCTTTTGAACAATTTTGTAGTATGGAGAAACTATGGCGACTGAAAAATTAGGAAATCGCATTCGCAAGTTTAGGGAAGAGCGCGGTTTAAGCCGTGCTGAACTTGCTGAAAATGCAGATTTAACAGAACTTTTTGTGACAGCATTAGAGGAAGAAGACTTATATCCTTCCATTGCTCCATTACAGAAAATTGCCCGAGCACTCGGCGTTCGCCTTGGAACGTTCATGGATGATGAAATTTCTGTTGATCCGCTGATAGTACGTAAAGCCTGCCGCGAGGCAGACCTTACCATGCAAAAAGCTGGTGACAAAAGTCCTAGCTTTCTGTTTCACTCTTTAGGCAAAGGCAAAACTGACCGTAATATGGAACCGTTTTTTGTCCATATTACTCCGGAAGCAGAAGAAGACCGCAAAATTTCTTCACATCAAGGTGAAGAATTTATCGTTGTCACTTCCGGCAAGCTACTTATACGTTATGGCAAAGAGGAACACATTCTCGAAGCCGGCGACAGTGCCTATTTTAACTCCATTGTTCCGCATTACGTAGGTGCAGCTGATGGTGAAGAAGCAGAAATCTACGCAGTAATCTACTACCCTGACTAGGAAATTCCATGCCAGCATTCGAACTTCGCGAAAAGACCCTTGGTCAGATTCTTGATGAAACCATTACAAAGTATCCGGAAAACGATGCTGTTGTATATGTAGACCGTGACTACAGGCAGACCTACAAAGAATTTGGCAAGGTGGTTGATGATCTGGCGCAAGGGCTTATGGCTCTTGGTGTCCAACGGGGCGAAAAAGTTGCTGTATGGGCAACAAACGTTCCGTACTGGGTTGCACTACAGTTTGCCACAGCAAAAATTGGTGCCATCCTGCTAACCGTAAATACCAACTACCGTAAAAGCGAACTAGAATACCTGCTATCTCAGTCTGAGTGCGAAAACCTGTTCATTATGGACGGCTACCGCGACCATGACTTTGTTCAGACTATCTACGACATGGTTCCGGAATTACGCAATCAACCTCGCGGTAAACTTAATGTAGACAAGCTGCCGTTTTTGAAACGCGTGATGTTCCTTGGTGTTGAAAAACATCGCGGAATGTACTCCATTCCGGAAATCATGGCGATGAAAGCAATGGTATCCGAAGACGAATATCAGGAGCGGCAGGACTCCCTTTCTCCATACGACGTGGTGAATATGCAGTACACGTCAGGAACTACAGGGTTCCCTAAAGGGGTTATGCTTACACACGTCGGTATTGGTCTAAACGGCTATTGGATTGGTGCAAACCAGAACTTTACCCACAAAGACAGACTTTGTCTGCCTGTTCCGCTGTTCCACTGCTTTGGTTGCGTACTCGGCGTTCTCGCCGCCGTAAACCATGGTGCAGCACTTGTGATTCTGGAAAACTTTTCACCAATGCACATCATGGCCTCTGTAGATCAGGAACGATGTACCGCACTTTACGGGGTACCGACAATGTTTCTTGCGGTACTTGAGCACAAGCTGTTCTCCAAGTTCGACTACTCTTCACTCCGCACTGGTATTATGGCTGGTTCCATTTGTCCGGAACCGCTCATGAAACGTGCTATCGAAGACATGAACATGACTGAAGTAACTATCTGCTACGGTCTCACAGAAGGGTCTCCGGTAATGACCCAGACTTTACCGCATGACAGCTTTGAGCGCCGCACACAGAGTGTCGGCAAAAAAATGCCGGGTATTGAAGTGCGCATTGTTGATCCTGAAACAGGTGAAGAATGTCCACGCGGAACGCAGGGCGAAGTTGTCTGCCGCGGCTACAACGTAATGAAAGGCTATTACGCACAGCCGGAAGCCACAGCAGCAGCTATCGATAAAGATAACTGGCTGCATTCAGGGGACCTCGGAGTAATGGATGAAGACGGCTATGTAGTTATCACTGGCCGTATCAAAGACATGATTATCCGTGGCGGCGAGAATATCTACCCGCGTGAGATTGAAGAATTCCTCTACGGGATGGAAGGAATACTCGACGTACAGGTTGTCGGTGTCCCAAGCCGCAAATACGGTGAAGAAGTTGCCGCCTTTATTATCAATAAAGAAGGCTACGATATAGCACCGGAAGATGTACGCGATTACTGCCGTGGACAGATTGCATGGCACAAGGTTCCACGGCACATTGCTTTTGTAAAAGAATATCCGATGACAGCCTCTGGCAAAATTCAGAAATTCAAACTTCGTGAAGACTCTGAAAAATACTTCGGTGAAATTAAATAACGTTACCTATGAAAAAGGGTGGAGCACATGCTCCACCTTTTTTTTTTATGTACTACGTCAGAGGCAACTCTTATTATTTTTCAATAATCGGATGATGCGCTGAGTCATATTTACTCATTTCCATAGTATGGCATACACAATTGTCTTCGGCGCCAAGCGGTGCTGCATACTTCTGATACTGCAGCGGTGTTATGTTATTCAGAGATTCACCGTAGCCGTTGTCTGCCTGATAAAGAGCATGCGTCGAACCATGACATGCTTCACACATCACAGCTTCCATGTCATCCTTTCTGTTTTTAAAAAGCCCCTGCGGATCCTTCGTCCATCCGTTAACAGCCGAGGCATCACTATCCGGTGACTCAAAATAGGAATGGCATACGCCACAATCCGGTTCATTCACCCAAGCCTCGCGCGGAACCACGTCATCTAATTTTGCGGATGCGCGCGGGATCAAATTCGCCATAAGCTGTTTTGCTTGTGGCTTACCCTTTTCTTTTTCCGCCTTGAGCAAACTTAACGCGTGATCTTCAATTGTTCCATGGCAATTTATACAGGTTATCTCACGATCAACGTGCAGCCCGCGCATTCCCTGTGTATTTGTGTTGTGTCCGGCTGGATGACAACTTTCACATGTTATGTCATCACGATCCGCTAAGTAGTTTGCATGCCAGCCGTGCATAGCCGCTGAAAATCCTAGAACCTGTTTCTTACCGGCATCGCCTGTGCGAGTGGATCCGTGACAGGATTGACACTTAGGCGGGGCGCCTCGGTCACTGTCTTCTACCAGTCTGGTTCCGTTAATCTTATCGTGCGCAACAAGAATGTTGTCTGCAGTTTTATTGGAAATACCTGCAGTCTCAGCTACACGCCATGGTCCGTCATGGCACTTACGGCAGCCCCATTCTGTTGAAACTGGAACAGCCACTCTGGTTGCAGCAAGCAGTTTTCCGTCAGCAGTCCGCGCTTCGACGTTTAACAATGGGTACGGGTTTACTATGCCATCATCAGAATATGGAAAGACTGGCAACGAACAAGCAATGAAGGCTCTGTTTTCCTCGTCGAGCTTAAAAGTACCAATGAGATTTGTTTCGCAGATGCCAGTGTCTGACGGCAAGTCTTTGCCTGTAAGTTGCTTTGCATAATTCCAGAAGGTCACGTGCTCTGCCGGTGTGGAGAATGCTTTCTCTATTCTGTAGGTAAGTGTCACACCTTCTGTGACAATTTCTGGAACTTCATCCCGCAGAAACAGCTGAGCACGGATGGTTGAGCCGGGAATCTGCATAGTAAATTTTGTATAATTGTCGGAAATGGTATTCATACCTTCTGTTGCCCATGCCACAAGCACATACTCAGCTTCTTCCGGATTAAACTCAGGTAAGACCACACCTTCTTCATGCGGCAGTTTAGCTGGCGCCTCTTCAAGCGGCTTGCCCATAACCGAGGCGAGATATGCTGCTACCGCTTTTTGTTCGGCATCATTTCCAAGAAACGGCGACATAAATCCACGCAGCTTCCCCTGACCGTTGAACTGCGAAACTAAGCCATAACGGGTGAGCCCTGCTGCCTCTTTTTTTATAGCAAGCATGGGCCCATTCAGACTGTGGCACGTCATACATTGCACCCGGTAAAGTTCTTCACCCGCTTTTAACAGATTTTCATCTGTAATTTCTTTAGTACCAATCCACTTTGCATAAGAAAGCATCCCGTTTTCACGGATGGCGTCTGTCTGTGCAACATGCACAGAGTTTGACCACATATATTCATGAATAATATACGGACGTCGTCCTGCTTCACGAATCCATTCGAAGGTGCCAATCTGTCCTATGCCAATAACAAGAAGCACTCCGAGGAGTGCAGGACGCACAGCCTGTGGCGTGACGAAGACAAAAACCAGAACACCTATGAGAAGGACGGCTGAGAGTGGAAGAAATATTTTTACCAGCTGCGGAGTCTGCGCAGATTTGGTTAACACCATGGTAAACTGTGCTGCCGGAAGTGCGACAATGTACCAGACGGCACAAGCGATGAGCAAAGCAAACGGGAACGCAACAAATCGTACGGCGTAACGGAGCATCTGCTCGCGCGTTTCTACCTCTGTAATACGATATGCCGTTATCAAGGCAAACAGTCCGGCGAGCATGAGACAGATGGCAAAACGCAATCCGAGAGACGGCCAGAACGTAGGATTCCAGAAACCGTCCCAGAACG contains:
- the hypF gene encoding carbamoyltransferase HypF — translated: MTHRARRKRYIITGQVQGVGFRPFVYRIALENKVTGTVSNTSDGVFIEVQGDERTLAGFAFDLEDKLPPLAEVTSKTEDELPIVDGETEFKILASEGKKGNRVLISADVATCDDCLRDIFDPENRRFEYPFTNCTNCGPRYTITKSIPYDRAKTSMSCFPLCSDCKTEYEDPLDRRFHAQPNACDVCGPYVWLTTQDGVEQCRGTKAIIQTAEALATGRIAAVKGLGGFHLVCMATGAQGQQAIETLRTRKNRWGKPLAVMVRDIETARAIADITEEEEHLLLSKERPIVLCRQRCDAPIAKALNPGTQYVGIMLPYTPLHHILFKYFAQQTCELPVLVMTSGNMSSEPIALGNREALKRLHPLADVFLLHNRDILVRVDDSVVRVQEDTAKPQFFRRARGFAPRPVFMADNAPSVLGVGPELKNTLCYTRDNEAFVSQHIGDMQNLEVYSFYEEIAEFLPQILEVTAEAVVHDLHPDYMTTRFARDYGEEHNIPVLGLQHHAAHIFSVLAENKFTGTALGLGLDGTGYGEDGTIWGGELLCINNETLEHSRLGRLAHIPLPGGETAIHEPWRIAQGILWNAGIKKSDKEWTWQSVFSQQSLFLPQLLERNINTPLTSSCGRLFDAVSAMLGICHTVTYEGEAAILLEDAQDLTVTEAYECPFKKTGEIVELDSVHLFLQCYQDWLQGIDTGIIARKFHLGLVQGCARLVACMASETGISTIALSGGVMQSFTIGTELPKALVALGLTVIQHTQLPPNDGCISLGQAAYGRQWLLNKKV
- a CDS encoding cupin domain-containing protein, producing the protein MATEKLGNRIRKFREERGLSRAELAENADLTELFVTALEEEDLYPSIAPLQKIARALGVRLGTFMDDEISVDPLIVRKACREADLTMQKAGDKSPSFLFHSLGKGKTDRNMEPFFVHITPEAEEDRKISSHQGEEFIVVTSGKLLIRYGKEEHILEAGDSAYFNSIVPHYVGAADGEEAEIYAVIYYPD
- a CDS encoding AMP-binding protein, whose translation is MPAFELREKTLGQILDETITKYPENDAVVYVDRDYRQTYKEFGKVVDDLAQGLMALGVQRGEKVAVWATNVPYWVALQFATAKIGAILLTVNTNYRKSELEYLLSQSECENLFIMDGYRDHDFVQTIYDMVPELRNQPRGKLNVDKLPFLKRVMFLGVEKHRGMYSIPEIMAMKAMVSEDEYQERQDSLSPYDVVNMQYTSGTTGFPKGVMLTHVGIGLNGYWIGANQNFTHKDRLCLPVPLFHCFGCVLGVLAAVNHGAALVILENFSPMHIMASVDQERCTALYGVPTMFLAVLEHKLFSKFDYSSLRTGIMAGSICPEPLMKRAIEDMNMTEVTICYGLTEGSPVMTQTLPHDSFERRTQSVGKKMPGIEVRIVDPETGEECPRGTQGEVVCRGYNVMKGYYAQPEATAAAIDKDNWLHSGDLGVMDEDGYVVITGRIKDMIIRGGENIYPREIEEFLYGMEGILDVQVVGVPSRKYGEEVAAFIINKEGYDIAPEDVRDYCRGQIAWHKVPRHIAFVKEYPMTASGKIQKFKLREDSEKYFGEIK
- a CDS encoding cytochrome ubiquinol oxidase subunit I, with amino-acid sequence MEYPVWWLPFFSGGLLIACMSIFHVFIAHFAVGGGFFLILAERKGYAEENPQIIEYVKRHTKFFLILTMVAGGMTGVGIWVTIALLSPAATSVLVHKFSFGWATEWVFFLCEIVALLIYHYRFGKMSRRDHQIVGWFYALFAFLSLVVVNGIISMMLTPGKWLETQSFWDGFWNPTFWPSLGLRFAICLMLAGLFALITAYRITEVETREQMLRYAVRFVAFPFALLIACAVWYIVALPAAQFTMVLTKSAQTPQLVKIFLPLSAVLLIGVLVFVFVTPQAVRPALLGVLLVIGIGQIGTFEWIREAGRRPYIIHEYMWSNSVHVAQTDAIRENGMLSYAKWIGTKEITDENLLKAGEELYRVQCMTCHSLNGPMLAIKKEAAGLTRYGLVSQFNGQGKLRGFMSPFLGNDAEQKAVAAYLASVMGKPLEEAPAKLPHEEGVVLPEFNPEEAEYVLVAWATEGMNTISDNYTKFTMQIPGSTIRAQLFLRDEVPEIVTEGVTLTYRIEKAFSTPAEHVTFWNYAKQLTGKDLPSDTGICETNLIGTFKLDEENRAFIACSLPVFPYSDDGIVNPYPLLNVEARTADGKLLAATRVAVPVSTEWGCRKCHDGPWRVAETAGISNKTADNILVAHDKINGTRLVEDSDRGAPPKCQSCHGSTRTGDAGKKQVLGFSAAMHGWHANYLADRDDITCESCHPAGHNTNTQGMRGLHVDREITCINCHGTIEDHALSLLKAEKEKGKPQAKQLMANLIPRASAKLDDVVPREAWVNEPDCGVCHSYFESPDSDASAVNGWTKDPQGLFKNRKDDMEAVMCEACHGSTHALYQADNGYGESLNNITPLQYQKYAAPLGAEDNCVCHTMEMSKYDSAHHPIIEK